The Rickettsia endosymbiont of Gonocerus acuteangulatus nucleotide sequence GAAGATTACTTGTAAGAATTATGCTACCCTTTTCGTAACGCTTTGCTATAACTTGAAATAACAGATTAGCTTGTTCTGGTTTTAACGGCAGATATCCAAACTCATCTATTATAAGTAATTTATATGGTAGTATGACTCTTTTGAATATGGAGTCCAGGTTTCCCTGATTTAGCCCAGTATTAAGTACAAGCATCAAATCTGCAGCTGTTGTAAATTTAGTCTTGATTCCACATTGTGTAGCTGCATAACCAAGAGCAATAGCTATATGGGTTTTCCCTACTCTAGAAGGACCAAGCAGAATAATATTTTCCTGTCTTTCTACAAAAGACAGAGACCTTAGACCTTCCAGAATCTTGCGTTTTATTCCTGTAGCAAAATCATAATCAAAATTATCCAGCGTTTTAATAGCAGGAAAACCTGCCATTCTGGTGAGTATTGATTTACTTCTATTCTGTCGTGCCAACAGCTCTGTTTTTAATATTGACTCAAGGAAATCCATATAACTTGAGTCTTCTTTACTAGAGGATTGTGCAATATCAAAATAATTTTCAGCTATCTGAATAAGGTTTAAAGAGCGGCACAGCTCTTCTATACGTTGGTGCTGCAGGTTCATAATGCCTCCAGTATACTTTGGTATATGCATAGGGAATGTTGTAAGGAAACTGTAGAAAATTGTTCCCTTTTATCTTCCATAATCTCTAGTGCTGCAGGATGACTACCACTATAATCCAATGGTAGTGGCTGAAGATTGCTCCTTTCAAACTTTAATCTTTCTGCAGGTATTTCGCCTGTTGTTCCATGCACACGCCGATTCGCAGTATCACGCAACCATTTTAGTACCTCTGAATTTGCAGTATCCACATCCAACACTAACTCTGCAGTTTTTAATTTTGTTACTAATGGATTATAAAAGCTTTCTCTTATATATCTGTTAAATCGCTCAACCTTGCCCTTAGTTTTTGCTCTATAAGGCCTACACACTTTTAATCGGAAACTGTAATGTTTGGCAAAATCCAGCATACCTTTATTAAAGCGGTGTATGCCAGGACCATATGTATCCCTATCCAGTATTACTGTCTTCATGTTGTCATACAGTACTTCTTCTGGCACTCCGCCAAAATATTCAAATGCCCGCTTATGGCATTCTATTAATGTTACAAGCTTCTCATTAGTAACAAATTCTACATAGCTTGCTCGACTAAATCCTAATGTAGCCACAAAAGCTGATAGAGGACTTTTCCCCTTACGAAATTCTATCCAGTCAACTTGCATCTGTTTGCCAGAAGCAGTCTCAAATCTTATCATATCCTCCTGTTTAGCTGCAGGCTTTATACTCCTTAAATAATCCCTAAGTTGGGTCATCCCGCCTGTGTAACCCAACTCCTTTATCTCTTGAAACAGTACAGTACCAGGTAGTGATACAGGATGGGCAGATTTTATTCTGTTACTCAAGTAGTCTTTATATGGGGCAAGCTTTGTTACCAACTTTGGCCTATCTTTATATTTAGGGTTACCATCATATTTTAAATATTTACGTACTGTATTTACTGATGCACCTACTTCTCTTGCTATACTTCTTAAGCTTTTACCATGTTTATTCAATATTTTTATTTCCATTATTTGCTCCAGTATTATCATTATTCATTACCTCCTTATTCAGAAGATATTACTTTAATACTGTATCAATTTTTATCCGTTGCTCTGTATCATTTTACTTCCGTTGCTAACAAATGGTCTTGCAAATTGGTTAAATAAGGCCAATAGCCGAATACATGGTACTACTAAGAGAATACCTAGAGAACTGTTTGAGCAAGAGGAAAGAAGTAGTTTGATTCCTTTACCATTAGAAACTTTTGATTTGTCATCTTGGCATAATCGAAAAGTAGCAAAAGATTGTCATATTACCATAGATAATAATTATTACTCTGTACCAGCAAAATATATATACAGTGAGGTAATGGTACAATTGTCCCCAAAACTTGTTCAAATATTTTCTATACAAAATGATTTAATAGCAAGACACGTTAGAACAGAGGGCAAGGGGATATTTACCACTAATCCGTCTCATTATGCTAAATACAAACGTCTATGCCCAGGTTTTATAGAATATAGTGAACATTATCAACAACAAATGCAGCAGATAGGGAATAATTGCAGTTTATTATTAGAATCATTACAACAAACAAGAGTGAATGATTGGCAACGTTGTGCACGAGGTATCATTTCTTTACGTAAGGTTTACAATGATGACTTAATAGATAAAGCCTGTCATAGAGCACTACATTATGGTATAAGTTCTTACTCTAAAATTAAGAATATTTTAAATAGTAATGCAGTAAACTTACCATTACCAGAGTTTGGAGGTAATAATGCAGAACTTATTTAATGACCTACGAAGCTTTAGATTATCAGGTATAGTCAATAGTTTAAATGAAAGGATTATTTATGCTCAAAATAATAAACTAGGATTTAAAGAATTTCTATCACTATTATGTGAAGATGAAAAATCTAACCGTAAGGATAATAATTACCGTCGCCGTAAAAGTGCTGCTAAATTGCCGGTAACTAAAAATTTAGAAGACTTTGATTT carries:
- the istA gene encoding IS21 family transposase; the protein is MEIKILNKHGKSLRSIAREVGASVNTVRKYLKYDGNPKYKDRPKLVTKLAPYKDYLSNRIKSAHPVSLPGTVLFQEIKELGYTGGMTQLRDYLRSIKPAAKQEDMIRFETASGKQMQVDWIEFRKGKSPLSAFVATLGFSRASYVEFVTNEKLVTLIECHKRAFEYFGGVPEEVLYDNMKTVILDRDTYGPGIHRFNKGMLDFAKHYSFRLKVCRPYRAKTKGKVERFNRYIRESFYNPLVTKLKTAELVLDVDTANSEVLKWLRDTANRRVHGTTGEIPAERLKFERSNLQPLPLDYSGSHPAALEIMEDKREQFSTVSLQHSLCIYQSILEAL
- the istB gene encoding IS21-like element helper ATPase IstB, with the protein product MNLQHQRIEELCRSLNLIQIAENYFDIAQSSSKEDSSYMDFLESILKTELLARQNRSKSILTRMAGFPAIKTLDNFDYDFATGIKRKILEGLRSLSFVERQENIILLGPSRVGKTHIAIALGYAATQCGIKTKFTTAADLMLVLNTGLNQGNLDSIFKRVILPYKLLIIDEFGYLPLKPEQANLLFQVIAKRYEKGSIILTSNLPFGQWHNSLAQDSALTAAILDRLLHHSTILNIKGDSFRLKDKKKAGLVPIGIINKQEENLMT
- a CDS encoding Mu transposase domain-containing protein, with the translated sequence MLTNGLANWLNKANSRIHGTTKRIPRELFEQEERSSLIPLPLETFDLSSWHNRKVAKDCHITIDNNYYSVPAKYIYSEVMVQLSPKLVQIFSIQNDLIARHVRTEGKGIFTTNPSHYAKYKRLCPGFIEYSEHYQQQMQQIGNNCSLLLESLQQTRVNDWQRCARGIISLRKVYNDDLIDKACHRALHYGISSYSKIKNILNSNAVNLPLPEFGGNNAELI